A genomic region of Budorcas taxicolor isolate Tak-1 unplaced genomic scaffold, Takin1.1 scaffold4078, whole genome shotgun sequence contains the following coding sequences:
- the LOC128071378 gene encoding melanoma-associated antigen B2-like: MPRGQKSKHRAREKRRQARAETQGLHDQATTSGGEETTSSSPPDSESGPSSSSAAGTSKEPQGAQGTTSAAAGAVRKRSGVGRAARSRSGVGAEGQVQEGENSSQASAAAGSSHTDLLTWKAEVLVQYMLCKYKMRALIKRSEMLKAVTRRYREQFPEILSRASEHMELVFGLVLKEVRPNSHCYTLVSNLDLSDSESMRGDWGLPKNGLLMPLLGVIYLNGNHAPEEKIWKFLNMLGIYDGRSHFIFGEPRKLITEDLVREGYLEYRQVPGSDPPRYEFLWGPKLLTETSKTKVLEFLAKVKDSGHTAFLPQYEEAWREEVESTGDRGAARAGPSASLRPGTAASAAAGPSASSWPGSAASASAGPSASTKPGIAASAAAGPSASTKPGIAASAAAGPS; this comes from the exons ATGCCTCGTGGGCAGAAGAGTAAGCACCGTGCTCGTGAGAAACGTCGCCAGGCCCGGGCTGAGACCCAGGGTCTTCATGATCAGGCTACCACATCTGGGGGAGAAGagaccacctcctcctcccctcctgatTCAGAGAGCGGTCCCTCAAGCTCGTCTGCTGCTGGCACCTCCAAGGAGCCTCAGGGAGCCCAAGGCACCACCAGTGCTGCTGCAGGTGCTGTACGCAAAAGATCTGGTGTCGGGCGCGCAGCACGCTCGAGATCTGGTGTTG GTGCCGAGGGCCAAGTTCAGGAGGGGGAAAATTCCTCGCAGGCCTCAGCTGCTGCTGGGAGCTCTCATACAGATCTTCTGACCTGGAAGGCAGAGGTGTTGGTGCAGTACATGCTGTGTAAGTATAAGATGAGGGCGCTCATTAAGAGGTCTGAAATGCTGAAGGCAGTCACTAGAAGGTACAGGGAGCAATTCCCTGAGATCCTTAGCAGGGCCTCTGAGCACATGGAGCTGGTGTTTGGCCTGGTGCTGAAGGAAGTCAGGCCCAACAGTCACTGCTATACCCTGGTGAGCAACCTAGATCTCAGCGACAGTGAGTCTATGAGAGGTGACTGGGGGCTGCCGAAGAATGGCCTTCTGATGCCCCTGCTGGGTGTCATCTACCTGAATGGCAACCACGCCCCTGAGGAgaagatctggaagttcctgAATATGCTGGGCATCTATGATGGAAGAAGTCACTTCATCTTTGGAGAGCCCAGGAAGCTCATCACAGAAGATCTGGTGCGGGAAGGGTATCTGGAGTACCGCCAGGTGCCCGGCAGCGATCCCCCTCGCTATGAGTTCCTGTGGGGTCCTAAATTGCTGACAGAAACCAGCAAGACGAAAGTCCTGGAGTTTTTGGCCAAGGTCAAGGATTCGGGTCATACTGCCTTCCTGCCACAGTATGAGGAGGCTTGGAGAGAGGAGGTAGAGAGCACCGGAGACAGAGGTGCAGCCAGggctggcccttctgcctcacTCAGGCCTGGCACTGCTGCttcagccgctgctggcccttctgcttcatcctggcctggcagtgctgcctcagccagcgctggcccttctgcttcgaccaagcctggcattgctgcctcagccgccgctggcccttctgcttcgaccaagcctggcattgctgcctcagccgctgctggcccttct